The region tcctaatgcttctaagagtagagtaatatgaaagctcaTTTGCTTGTTCGTTGGTTCATATTatagaatcatgccaaaggaaagaaaggataaccttaacataGCTCGAGCTATATCCAATCATCCAACTTCTAATCctcgagctcgtaagtctacaattaagataacgtaggtcttaattagactatttacctcgcttactgatcattttaaatacaaatagaGCTTAACAAattatgggcaacatttcccttataagcttaacaacccttcaacttcccgttcaatccaacatcaaccacaacaacaatagcaacacttatatataaaaatatactcaAATCTATTCCCAATaatctcttaaaatagccccAAATCATTATCTTAACCTTCATCAACTTGTCATTTCCACAAATACCCTCTCTTCACTTAGAACCACTAGAATccttgataattaacttaaatacaagggtagaaatcatttacataccttaagaggcctaagattccaaggatcaacttcaactccaacttcctaagctttccaacttgaagaaaccctagaaacaaccttcttcttgacaAGTACGGGTTCACGGGGCTCAGATCTTACCAAATATCCACtaataatgatgaaaaatgttgggagagaaaATACTAGGGTTTCTCTGATTTTGAATGGAGGAAACTGAGAAATAAAGTCGTggatcatatatttatacttagaaGTTAAAAAGTTACAGCGGTGCGGTTCgccgagcgggtcgacgacccgtcaatgtgttgacggtccgtcgacggGCTCCATCGACCTGCCCCTACAGATTCAGGGCTGCAGAAGCCTATCGATGCCGTATTAAAGATggcccgtcgacgatgactggtgtctggaGACTTTTCGGTTCAGTTCAGATCGtatcgattcgattcgttcaacttccaATCCTTTGAATTTCCCAGAATACCTACTGGTACCTTTGTACACAGGCTAAGATACTTCCTACCTCaaaaactcgggctcgggtctctattccaaaggcatacccgactaggaaaccataggttctccTACGACGAAAACCAGAGGTGTAACATCATATTTTCTGCAAGTGATTAATTTTGTTGTAATAGTAATTTTGAAAGGGATATATTCCACACATAGCCTTTTTAATGTCGTGATATTGGTTACCTGAACGAGGTcttatatcattctttttgtcTTGAGCTTGACTTGTACTAAAATTTTTGAATCCCTTTTGAAAAGTTAGCCCCAACTTATATACATTTTTGTACCGACTTGGATTTTACCCTGTCAagggaatttttgagatcctctcaaaaattctgcctaGTGTAAGAGTGTACTTGTTGATTCTGGATTTTATCGtgtcgaaggaatttttgaggtccttCTAAAAAATTCTATCCCAGTGTAGAAGTTCTAATCAGTTCGTTCCTTTTGAACTAGTCTATTGAAAGAATTTTTTAGGTCCtttaaaaaattctgccccagttttcATGTGGGGTTACCTTTATCTTTCTCTTGCTAAAGTATCTCTGGGGTTTCCTAAGATTTATTGGAAATTTTGTTTGGGATGACCAAGCTCGGACAGAAGAGCACCTATGTATCCCATTTTGGGAATCAGGTCATAGTGTAGTTCGGGGTAAATATATCAGAATTTTTTGTGAGACCGAACTTAAAGCGCGCCTACTATTACATCTCCCATTTCAATACGTCTTCAGTCTATGGTGTATTAATCATCTTGGCCTTGAGTTTTAAAATTCATCTTTAAGATTATGAGATACTAGACATGCTTAACTCTTGTGTATGAATAGACAATTTATGTATTAcaagtattggaaggattagagatTAAATGAATCGACGACGAACGGAAAAGTGCATAATGCAACTTGACGCCACAAGTTGACAACTCGTCAACGTGTTGAAGCCACACAGAGGAATGTTGACACCTAGCCACCCAAAAATCAGAGGCTGTGGCATGTCAACGGTGGCACAACGACGGGCCATCAACACGTCGATGTCGtcgtcgaccatgtcgacgcCATCGTCCATTTGAGGCGGTGGACACCTTTGTCCCTTGATATATTAAGTTGGAGCTCGACTCTTTCTTCATAATTTCATCCAAGCAGACCCTAATACTCCCTAAAGGCTCTCCAAGACCCTCTAAGTGATTTTCCTCAAATTGAACCAAGTTTTCATCTTAAAAGGTCGGGAATTAGTTGGAAGAACATTATGGTATTGATGCCTAAGTGTGTGGTTGATTTTTGAAGCTTGGAGATAAGATCTCCATTGAGTTTTCTGGAATTTAAGGTATGATTCGTTCTCTACTTATGTTAATTGAGTTTTTTATGGAAGAATTTCCTCGTTTAAAGTGACAGAAATGTTGTTATGAGAgcataaactagtttgttaatATGGTTGCCTTGTGGGCTATTTTTAATTAGATTTTTGGAGAGATTCTCACTTGTTTAGGTTGCtatataatgttgttgttgtttttggtgaTGTTGTGTATATTGTGGACTGTTTTAGAGTTGGATTGGAGTaagaattataggggaaatgctgcctgaATTTCGTTAAATTCCATTTGTACTCGAAGTAGATAGTTAGGGATGTAAATGGTCTAATTGTGGtttatgttatcttgattgtagacttacgagtctgagaagtagacgttggacgTTTATATATaccttgaggtatgttaaggctaacccttctttcatttctcTTGGAATGATCTATGTGAATATAAAGCGTAACGAAACGTACTTTATCATGAATTCATTCTTAGAAGATTAGAGACGATCACTATTTGTTGTTCCGTAATATTATCCTCATGTTTTAGTCCCGAAGGGGACGTCCATAAAATTCCTTAtttcatattcatttcattGTTGATTCTGAGTCCCGAAGGGAACATATGGTAATTGGAAGATGTTCCTAATTTGACAAGAAAGTGATGGCTAGAAGTTGCTCCGAACGGAGTTTTGAGTCTTATGAGTCTGTCATGCATCTTCATActtatatatccatatacatatgtactccATGGTTTTATggggaaaagggaaaagggttatggcgttatatacgtgaACCACTTGATtagctggtatacgatgattatgatgcccaaAGGGGTCGATATGATGtgatgcccgatggggccgcGAATGGgtgaatgtatatatatcaatatatgataTACATGTTTTTCAAGAGAttatcatgcatactcatagcTCTTAGTGACAGGTTATAGTTCAGGTTGATTCTCGTATCACTTCTGATTCATATTgtatttactatgttttcttGCGGCCTTATACATTCAGTACGTTTTTTGTACTGACACCCTTTCACCTAGGGGTTCTGCATTCATGCCATGTAGGTTCGGATAGATAGGTTGGCGATCCAGATTTTTAAGGCTTTTGTACGGCGTATTGTTGGTGTACTCCATTGTctcggagttgcagtctattttgatatgtacatatgggtatggcggggccctgtccagTCCTTTCTATAGTTTTGTACTCCATTAGTGGTCTGTTGACAGCggtatgtagttgggatgttatgtagccttgtcggcatTTATTTTGTTGAACAGCTTAcatagcggcctagtcggcttgtaTAGTTATTTTcagtacgtatatatatatatatatatatatatatatatatatatatatatatgtgtgtgtgtgtgtgtgtgtgtgtttgtgagTTCTTGATGCAGAGTTCATTGTGCTGTTACTACAGAAGTCAGTATAGTTTAGTTATGAGTCGCGTATGGGCCACTCTGTTATTCAGTGAGATCCAGGTACGAGTATAAGGGTGTCTGGTCAGTAGAAGTGAGGCACTCGTCGCGACtcattggtttgggtcgtgacacctacgTATCCTAaatgggaatcaggtcataacgtagttcaaaatacatgattttgaatttttgggttAAAGCGACCGAGCTTGGAAAAGCGCCTACATATCCCTTTATAGGGAATCAGGTCCTTACGTAATTTgtacataattttggatttgttttttctaaaatgcaaaattacaagTAAAGGAAATGCAATTAAAACCAACATAAAACTATAAAAATTACGAATCTCTGTAGCCATTTCCTTTCTCAAACATAGTATCTCTTGAGGGCGTCTGAATTTATTGCTCTTGGCCACTCTTGGCAATCCATTTCAGCGAGGAAAACTGCTCCTCCTGATAACACCTTTCGCACCATATAAGGCCCTTGCCAGTTTGGCGCAAACTTCcttttgtattcttcttgatttgggAATATTCGCTTGAGCACCAATTGCCCTGCTTGGAAAAGTCTAGTCCTCACATGTTTGTTGAAGGCTCGTGCCATTCTTTGTTGGTACAACTGACCATGGCAAACAGCGATCATCCTCTTTTCATCTATCAGAGCAAGTTGCTCATGCCTTTTACGGATCCATTTTGCATCGTCTAATTCTGCTTCTTGTATCATTCGAAGTGAAGGGATTTCTACTTCGGCCGGTATCACTGCCTCAGTGCCATAGAACAGCAAATATGGAGTGGCTCCGGTTGAAGTTCTGACGGTTGTGCGATATCCCAGTAATGCATATGGCAATTTTTCATGCCAGTCTTTGTAGTTATCAATCATCTTTCGGAGGatcttcttgatgtttttgttggcagCTTCAACAACTCCATTCATTTGTGGCCGGTATACGGTCAAATTTCGGCGAAGGATTCAGAATCGCGCACACATTTCTTTCATCAAGTAGCTATTCAAATTAGCCCCATCGCCTGTTGTTATAGATTCTGGGGTGGCAAATCGGCGAATGATGTTGTTGCGTAAAAATTCCACTACTAATTTATTTGTTACTGACGCATAAGATGCcgcttccacccacttggtaaaGTAGTCTATGGAGACTAAAATAAAATGGTTCTTGTTTGACGTAGCTGGCTCAATCTGTCCTATGACATCCATGCCCTAAGCGGCGAATGGCTAAGGTGACGTCATAGCATTCGATTGTTGGAGGGACCTTTATCAAGTCTCCATGAATTTGACACTTGTGGCATTTACGGATGAATTTTCTACAATCgttctccatggtcatccagtaataaCCTATCCTTAAAATTTTCTTTGCTAGTACGAACCTGTTCATGTGAGGCCTGGAGATTCCAGCATGTACTTCTTCAATCAACCTTGTGGCTTCGACAGAGTCAATACATCTGAGCAAACCTAAATCTGGGGTCCTTTTATACAGAACATTCTTATTGAGGAGGAAACCATTTTCCAACTTCCTGATAGTCTTCTTCTGATTGGTGGTGATTCCTTCAGGATATTCTCCTTTCTCCAAGTACATTTTAATGTCGGCATACCAAGGTTTTCCATCAATCTCTGCTTCTACAAAATCACACGGAGAGTGGTTGATCTGCGATTTTGACTCGACGAGATCAATGTATTTACTGTTAGGATCTTTGAATCATGGATGCTATTGTCGCTAATGCATCAGCAAACTCATTCTGGGTTCTTGGTATATGTTTGAACTTTACTTCTTGGAACCGATCTGCTAGTCTTTGCACAAGTCGAACATATGGTATGATGTTCTCATTTTTGGTAGCCCATTCTCCTTGAACCTGATGAATCAACAAATTCGAGTTGCCAATTGCCCGAAGGTTTCGCACATCCATGTCAAGGGCTAAATGAAGACCTATAATGCAAGCTTCGTATTCAGCCATATTGTCGGTGCAGCTGAAGTTCAACTTGGCGACCACTGGATAATATTAGCTTGAGTCTGAAACCAAAACAGCTCCGATTCCTGATCCTTTAAAGTTGACCACTCCATGAAAGTATACTTTCTAGCCTaattcatcttcattttcttcacccTCAATTTTCAACACTTCTTCATCCGAGAAGTAAGTCCATAAAGGTACGGGGTTGTCATCCACCGGGCTTCCTGCCAGTAAATCTTCTAATGCTTGCCCCTTAACTGATTTCTGTGCAACGTATTGGATGTCGAACTCACTCAATAGCATTTGCCATTTTGCCAACTTCCCTATCAGTATAGGTTGGCAAAAGATGTACCTTAGGGGGTCCATTCTTGACATCAAATGAGTTGTGTATGCAACCATATAATGTCTTAATTTTTGAGACACATAGGTTAGAGCGTAACATGTCTTTTTCACCAAGGAATATCTGGATTCATAGGATGTGAACTTCTTACTGATGTAATAGatggctctctctttcttgcctgTTTCGTCATTTTGCGCAAACATTCACCAAAAGCATTTTTTGATACTGATATATATAGCAGTAAAGTGCTTCCCGATCTTGGCGGGACCAAATCGAGAGGATTTGACAACTATCTTTTGATTGTGTCAAAAGCTTTCTGACGATCCTCTGTCCATTTGGTTGGAGCATCTTTCTTAAGGAGTTTCAGAATTGGTTCTACAATTACTGTGGACTGGGGAATGAAGCACCCAATGTAATTCAGCCTTCCTCAGaaactcatgacctctttctttgtCGTTGGTGGTGGGAGTTCTTGaattgctttgatctttgtgGGATCCAACTCAATAACACGGTaactgactatgaatcctagcaACTTCCCGgcaggcactccaaatgcgcaTTTAGCaggattcaacttcaaatcgtaTTTGCAGAGTCTATCGAAGAATTTTCTCAAATGCTCAAGATGATCATCACCCACTCGGGACTTGATGACGACGTCGTCCACATACATCTCTATCTCtctatgcatcatatcatgaaaaatggcGGTCATTGCCCTCATGTAAGTAGCGTCGGCATTCTTGAGCCTAAAAGGTATTTCGCGGTAGTGATATGCTCCCCACGGTGTGATAAAGGCCATTTTCTAAGCATCTTTTTTATCCATCAGTATATGATGATAACCCGCATGTGATCTACAAAAGACTGCACCTCATGTTAGGAAGAGAGAAATTATCCTTTGGACTAGCGCGGTTAAGATCACGATAGTCCATGCAGATCCTCATTTTCCCATCCTTCTTTGATACTAGGACTATGTTTGCTAACTATGTCGGGTACGGTGTCACTTCTACAACTCTCGATTAAATCTGTTTCTCGACTTCTTCTTTGATTCTAATGCTGACATCGGGCTTAGGTTGTCTGATTTTCTGCTTTACCGGGGCGAATCCCTCTAGAATTGGCAACCTATGAGCGATAATGTCTGTACTCAAACCCGGCATATCGGCGTATGACCCAGCAAAAACATCTTCATACTCTTTCAGCAGACTTCGATACCTTTGTTTCTCAGGTTCTGTCAAATGTACACTTATCCTGGTTTGTTGAACCATTTCCTTGTTTTCTAGATTAAATGCCTCCGTTTCCTCTAGGTTTGGTGTTGGTCTATTTTCATATTCCTCTTCGACATCTATCAACCCTTCTGGTTCAgttatctcttcttcttgatcttTGCTTTGTTCGTCATCGTTCTTAATTGTTTCGTAATATGTCACGACATTATTTGTGGCTTCTGTGTTATTACTGTAAAGCAAAGTAACACAAttatcaatcatataaaagcaatctcaattatatatatataggtaaacTAAAACAATTTTGTCTTATTGCAAACTTTGAGGCGTTTTCATTGAAACTTAAAAAGAGTGATACAAACTGTGTTCCTAACTTGGAATGGAACATCGATCCATTTCCATCATTAAACAACACGTAATAAGGAAGTGTAAAATCCTGAAAAGGGGGTTAGCCGGGCTTCAAAGCCGACTTTCGCCGTTTTTCTGAAAGTGAGCATTCTTTGTACCGCAAGGTGAACAATGGGTTAGAAGTCCATCCACTTGACATTTCTCTTGGCTCAACATGACGAATCTCCAGTGGTTCAAAGCATTCTTCAATGATGGCTGCGCATTCCTCTTCCCAAAATAGCGTCCTTAAACCCTCTTCTGGATCCTCGCCAATGTGACTCAATGGGCATGTGGTGAAGGACTGATATAGATGAGGAAATGGCTTTCTCATTTTAACAAGACCTCTTGGTCCAtgttctacttcttcttcttctgcctcACACGGCTTGTATCCAACCCTATATCGATATTTCCCATTTTCGATAGTTACTGGTTTTCTAATTCCCTATAAGTTCCTTCCCAGACTTTTCCCGAGCTCGAACCCATTTTTTATCATAGTCGTGGCACCCATTTTGTAAACAGGTGGTATAAGGATATCCTCATCATCCCCTTTGTGCTTTAACATGGCTAATTCAACGATGTGAAAATCAGTATCACTTGGTGATTTTTCTATGACCGGTACTGAATTGTCCTGATAGTTATGGATACTTCCTTTACTATGAATCACAACTTATTGATCATCCCAGATGAATTTAAGAGATTGATGCAATGAAGACACCACAACCCCAGCGACGTGCAACCAAGTTCGTCCCAACAATAAGTTATAACTTGGTTTGCTATCCATGATAATGAAATCCACAACGAACTCTGCAGGACCCATTTATATGTGTAGATCTATTCTCTAATTGGATCAATGGTTGTGCCATCATAAGCTTTTACATTTGTTCGACTCTGGCGGATTTTGCCAACATCATATCCAAGTTGTTTCAAAGTTGTCACCGGGCATGCATTCAACCCAGCCCCTCAATCAATCAGCACTTGAGGGATAATCTCATCGCGGCATTTTACTGTTAATGTAAGGCCTTGTTGTGGGTCTTACCCTCTCTTGGTAATTTGTCATCAGAAAATGATAGCCTATGCGCTCGTATAACATACCCTACAATCTCGGCCTATGTTTTACTTGCAGTGCCGGcaggtacttggacttcatccaaGGCTTTCACTAAGGCTAAGCGATGTTGAGATGAACTTACTAATAATGAAATTACTGATATCCTAGCAGTATTCTTATGCAAGTGCTCAACAATCGAATAATCCTTGACTGGTatttgccttgaaaagttttcaGCTTCACCTTAAGTGCTTGGTCTTTTCTGAGGATTTTGAGTACGGTCTCTTCTAGAGCGTAACACCTTCCAGACCTGTTCATACCCTGAACCACAACGGCTATCTATTTTCCATTAACCATCATCAGGTGCGGTGATTTGATCACAAAAGGTGCATTCTCAACTAGCCCTGATGTTTTGAGTACGAACGGCTCGCACTGAATTCGAGCGACTGTTGAAGGATATTTGAGCACGAAGGGATCTTTCTTGGCTACATCAGATGACTGGGACATCTCAGATTTTCTTGTCATGGGGCCTAGCACTTCTTTTTGCTCTTGTAAGGACAACAAGGCGACAATGCTTTCCAATCCTTCAATATCTAGACAAATGATCGCAGGGCTCTCTTCCCATTTATCACCTCTTTCTATCATGTGAATTTGATTCCCTCCATGCTTTGAGAGAGGATTTATGTCCATGTTTGGAGGTGTTGGCTTCAGGATAAGCTCATGATTGTCAATCATATCTTGTAGTTTGTGCCTCAAGTTTATGCAATATTCAGTAGTATGGCCAACTTGGTTAGAATGATAGGAGCAAGTGAAATCTGGCCTGTACCATCGATCCTTGGGGTTAGCAGGTTTTGGTGGAACAACATTCATTCGACCGGTGTCTCTTAATTTTGCAAACAAACGAGCCCTTGATTCTGGTAAAAGAGTGAATACTTTGGAAGCTTTCTTTGGGGCGCCTCATAGTTTCTTTGGTGGAGGCTGGTTTTTGAAAGTCTAGATTTGTAGAGCTTGGTTATTGGGTGCTGGCATTTGATAACTTGGTCGTGGAGCTTGGTTGCTAGGTCTTTGGTATTTGGTAATTtggttgtggagcttggtagccAGGTTGTGCATAGCACACAAACATCGAGCTATATTGGGGTGAAGTGGTTATATAGCTAGTGGTGAAGGCGATTGGTAGTTGTCTTGATTTTTGTGACTTATCTCTTTACCTCGGCTTTTTGGGCTAGTAGCTGTAGAAACATAAGCtacatcttctttcttctttttgtgcTCGTGGTGCCAGATGCACCTGCTCTACTTAGTACACTAACAATCCTGTCGGTCTTGAGACCATCTTCGATGTCTTCCCTAACAGCGACTAAATCTGCAATGAAGCTCCCTTTCATAGTTATCATTTTGTCAAAACAATCAACTTCTTAGTATCGTATAAATGCAGCTACCAGCTCAGCTTTAGTCATAGGTGGTAGCATATGCGCTGCCTGGTCCCAGCGACTTGCATATTCTCTATAGTTTTCGGTCGATTTCTGATAGATTTTCTCTAATGAGAAGTGATCAGGCACATTTTCCACATTGAAGCGGAATCTCTCCATGAATGAACTTGCTATCTCCTCCCATATCTTCCATCGACTGATGTCTTGGGAGATGAACCACTCCATAGCTTTTCCTGACAGACTTCGACTGAATAATTTGATGAGCAAAGCCTCATTTCCGCCACTCCCGACCAACTGGTCGCAATAAGCTCTCAAGTGGGCCTTGGGATTGCCCAACccattaaaatggtcaaatttgagaattttgaaaccttctggtaaACCCAAGTCTTGATATATGCACAAATTAGAGTATCTCAACCTCTCTTTCTTCGTAGGGCTCGGCTCTAGTTCAGCAATTTTCTTCCCCATCTCCTTCTCGATTTTGTCTATTCTAGCCTCAAAGAGCATTTTCATGTTTTCTAGTTCTGGTGAAGAGTCAATATAAGTGATATGGTCTTAAAAAGTAACATTTGATTGCACGGGTGGGGTTGTAGGGTTATGAGATGTTGTAGCATGAGCAGGTATTTAGAAAGCTGGTGTTTGGCGGGAGGAATTCCCCACATGGGTAGTGCTTTGATGCAGTGGAGTTTGAAAAGTAGTTCGGGTCTGGGTTTGTGGGAAATGGTCAGGGATTGGTAAGTCTAAATTTGTGAAAGTGGGTGCAGGCCTTCTAGACTCAGTATTAGTAGCATTTTTTTTCAGCCCTCAAGCGGGCTGCTTCTTCTCTAGCTTCAACCAACTGCCTTATTAGCAGGTTAACGACCTCTTCCAAAGGCATTACATCTATGTTAGCTATTGGGGTACTCTTGACTAAGGcagttttgttttgtttgttattTAGTGGCGGAGTCTCAGGCATGTTTTCTTCTTGTGGAGGGTTTAAGGACGCTACAACAGCTTTTGATCGAGTAACTGGTGCCGCCGAATCGATCCCTGTCTATAAGAGAAGATATCTCAAAGGCTCCCAAGTTAGTGTTAGTTTAGGcacaaaatacaaaatatcaCATTGTTCGCAGTTTATAGCACATAGATTCGTATATCTTATTTCAACTCTTGATTGATTTACATTCCGTGGGTATTTTGGTCGTTTTGTGTTTTTAGGGACATTGATTTTTTGGTAAGTGGTGTTCATGATTGATTAGCTTCTACCCATCCTGTATTAAGggggatttttaatttttaggatAAAAGGACCGAGTCTATCCCACCAAAGGGAAATCAGGTCTGTCTATAGTTCAAGAATACAcagaaaaagtttttttctgTGCTACCCGAAACTTAGTTTTCTACCCTGACGAAACCTTATGTAGGCTTCCTACGTATCCGCAATAGGACATCAGGTCGGCGTTGTTCCGTTTACATAAAAGGGAAAGGGATATTCCTCTTAATTGAAAGCAATAAAGGGATACTTAGATTATCCTACCCACCCTATGCTAGGCAGCTTTTCATTGTTttctcatcttcatcttctatcctTATCTTCTTACGACAATCCAAATGTGGCTCTCATTCACGAGGCGTTCTAATTCCAGCTTGAAATCCACACATTCTTCAATGTTGTGGCTAGGGAGACCATGGTGAAATACACAAACCCTTTCTCTTAGAGGTCCTGGGTGACTCTGATAGGTTTGCGGCACTGCTGTTATCTTCTTCATACTACACAGTAGGGAGTGAATCCTGGCATATGACTCCTCAAATTTGGAGAAGTCACTTCTCCAGAACCTAACTCTCGATATCTTTTCTGGATGATTTCTCCCTTGGTCATGGCTCAGGAAAGAGTGGGACCCCTCTTGTTGACTAATTCTCCCTTGGTCAATCCATTGGACCAACTTCCTTTCCAGCGCTCC is a window of Lycium ferocissimum isolate CSIRO_LF1 chromosome 12, AGI_CSIRO_Lferr_CH_V1, whole genome shotgun sequence DNA encoding:
- the LOC132039106 gene encoding uncharacterized protein LOC132039106; translation: MNGVVEAANKNIKKILRKMIDNYKDWHEKLPYALLGYRTTVRTSTGATPYLLFYGTEAVIPAEVEIPSLRMIQEAELDDAKWIRKRHEQLALIDEKRMIAVCHGQLYQQRMARAFNKHVRTRLFQAGQLVLKRIFPNQEEYKRKFAPNWQGPYMVRKVLSGGAVFLAEMDCQEWPRAINSDALKRYYV